The sequence CGATTTCGCCGCTGATCGTATCGCGCTCTTCGTCTTTCTTGTGTTCGAGGTCGGCCTTGTAGCGATGGCTGGGGGCACGGAACGTCGGCCCACCGCGACCACGTCGCTGGCCTTGAATTCGTCGTCCCATCTTAGAACACCCCGATTCGCGAGGCGATTTCCTGTGCGTCGTCGTCCTCGGAGAGCCGGACGACTGCCTTCTTCTCGCCCTGCGCAGTAATCTGCGTGTTCACCTTCGTGATCGTCACGTCGTAGCGCGACTCGATCGACTCGGTGATCTCGGCTTTGTTCGCGTCGATGTCGACGATGAACTGGAGCTTGTTACCGAAGTCCATCTCGTCCATCGCCTTCTCGGTCACGAGCGGATGCTCGATGATCGTACTCATCGGTCGCTCACCTCCGCGAGCGCGCTCTCGGTCCAGAGGGTCAGGCGACCGGCGTGCGTGCCGGGCGCGAGGTCCTCTGCGTTGACCTGTGTGGCCGTCGTTACGTCCGCACCAGCGAGGTTGCGCGCCGCCTTCGACGGCTCCTCACTCGTCACGAACAGCACCGACTTGGGCTCGCGGTACTTCCGACCGCGGGCCTTGCCCTGACCGGCCTTGATGCTCCGGCCGTCGTCTGCGCGTTCGATGTCCGCGTGGACGTCGAGCGCTTCGAGCAGATCGACGACTTCGCGGGTCTTGACCAGATCCTCGAAGTCGTCGCTGACGACGAGGGGCAGTTCGAGGTCCGAATCGAACTCGTGACCGCGCTCGGCCACCAGTTCGGCGTCCGCCGTCGCAGCGATGGCGGAGCGGACCGCGAGTTTGCGCTCCTTGTCGTTGATTCCCTTGCCCTGGTCCTTCTCGGCTTTCGGCGGGTGCGCCTTGCGTCCACCCACCGTCTGGGGCACGCGGGCACCCTGCCCGTTCGAACGGGGCACGTGGGCCATACCGCGGCCACTACCGAAGGACTCTGCCGGGGTTCGAAGCCCGGCGTAGGGGTCGGCACCGTACGCCTGTTTTCGGTTCGCCTGTGCGGCCAGGACGGCACGCTTGATGAGGTCCGGCCGGTAGGCCGTCTCGAAGACCTCGGGGAGGTCCACCGTGCCCGCATCCTCGCCGCTCAGATCGCGTACTGTTGCTTGCATTGGTTATCCCTGGTTGGATGCGGTTGAAACGTAGCGCACCTCGGGGTCGAGGCGCGGTTGGTCGGTCGGACGGACGGCGGGTCGGAAGCGCAGGAGGCGCTGGTCCGGACCCGGCAGCGAGCCCTTGACGAGCGCGTACGGCCCGTCGACCTCGCCGTAGTTGACGAAGCCACCGTCGACGGTGGCCTCGTCGCCGTCGCCCATGTCGATAAGGCGCTTGTTGAGCTCCGTCCGCTGGTGGTAGCCCGTCTGACCCTGCTGGGGGACGGTCGAACGCACACGGGACGGGTTCCACGGCCCGAGGTTCCCGATGCGTCGCCGCCAGCCCTGGCGGGCGTGCTTGCCTTTCCGCTTCTGGACGCCCCAGCGCTTGACGGGGCCTTGGGTACCCTTGCCTTTCGTGATACCGCTCGCGTCCATGTACTCGCCGGCACGGAACACGTCGGACATCGCGTGCTCGCCTCCGTCTTCGAGGAGGTCGAGTGCGAAGTCGACGCGCTCGTCGAGCGAGCCACCGCCGACGCGCGTTTCCATCACGTCGGGCTTTTTCTTCGGGACGTTCGCGAGTTCGCTCGGCACCGTGTGGGTGATCACGCGAAGGTCGTCGACCGAACCGTCGGCGACGGCCTCGCGGAGCGCGTCCGCGTCGTCCTCGAAGCTATCTTCCGCCGGCAGGTCGAGCGTGCGGTCGAGTTCCGAATGGAACTCGTCGGTCCACACTTCGGTTGTCGGCTTCAGTCCGTACGACGTCTGTTCGTAGGCTCGCAGGGCGACGGCACGCATCGGTGGCGTCTCGACGACGGTCACCGGCACCG is a genomic window of Haloplanus vescus containing:
- a CDS encoding 50S ribosomal protein L3, encoding MPQPSRPRKGSMGFGPRKRATDEVPRIRSWPDDDGAPALQGFAGYKAGMTHVVMVNDEANSPREGMEESVPVTVVETPPMRAVALRAYEQTSYGLKPTTEVWTDEFHSELDRTLDLPAEDSFEDDADALREAVADGSVDDLRVITHTVPSELANVPKKKPDVMETRVGGGSLDERVDFALDLLEDGGEHAMSDVFRAGEYMDASGITKGKGTQGPVKRWGVQKRKGKHARQGWRRRIGNLGPWNPSRVRSTVPQQGQTGYHQRTELNKRLIDMGDGDEATVDGGFVNYGEVDGPYALVKGSLPGPDQRLLRFRPAVRPTDQPRLDPEVRYVSTASNQG
- the rpl4p gene encoding 50S ribosomal protein L4: MQATVRDLSGEDAGTVDLPEVFETAYRPDLIKRAVLAAQANRKQAYGADPYAGLRTPAESFGSGRGMAHVPRSNGQGARVPQTVGGRKAHPPKAEKDQGKGINDKERKLAVRSAIAATADAELVAERGHEFDSDLELPLVVSDDFEDLVKTREVVDLLEALDVHADIERADDGRSIKAGQGKARGRKYREPKSVLFVTSEEPSKAARNLAGADVTTATQVNAEDLAPGTHAGRLTLWTESALAEVSDR
- a CDS encoding 50S ribosomal protein L23 codes for the protein MSTIIEHPLVTEKAMDEMDFGNKLQFIVDIDANKAEITESIESRYDVTITKVNTQITAQGEKKAVVRLSEDDDAQEIASRIGVF